The genomic window CGGCAGCCGCTCCAGCCAATGATACGGCAGCCGCGTCTTTGAGGAGATCACGACGATGCATTTCGGACGGATCGTTATCCTTCATTCGGAGACTCCAGCAATGAGATATGTGTCCTACAGTTTACTTCGGGGCATGACTGCGAATAAATTCGATCAGGTCCGCCAGCTGTTGGTTATCCAAGTCTTTTTCAAAACCGGTAGGCATCAGACTGGTAGGGTTGGAACGAAATTCTTCCAGTTCGGATCGCTGCAGCGTTTCTTGTTTGGCGTCCTGTAACCGCAACGTAATAGCCGTGTCGGTCTCGGCGGCCAGCAACCCGGTGATAATGCGACCGCTGTCGGTGAGCGCTGTATAAGTGGAATAACGGCTGTCCAGGTTTCTGCTGGGATCAAGGATCTCTTGCGTGAAAAAATCGACCGGCTTGACCGCCAATGGATCCAGGTCGGGTCCGACCTGGTGGCCCGCGCCATTCAAACGGTGGCAAGTGACGCAGTTCTTGGTGAATAGTTTCTCGCCACGGCTGGCGTCCGCTGGCAGGGTTGGCACATCGGCATAGGCTGCCAACACGGCCGCGCGGTCCGATGTCGCCGTTCCTGCCAACAGGCGTTCGACTTGCGCCTGCATGGTCGCATCGCTGGCATTCAGCATGCGTTGCCGTGTAGCAGGATCGATTTCAGTCGCTCGGATTTGCGCTTGGTCGATGGCGTCAAGCAGCACGGAGACCGATGACTTGCGGGACGTTAGCGCGGTCAACATCGCCGCTTTTACCGGGGGCGATGCCTGCGGCCAGCGGTCGACCAACAATTTCGCGGTGTCTTGGCTTCCGCTTTTCGCCAACACTTCCACGGCTGCTAACTGGACATCGCTCGCGTTGCGGGCGTTCAGTACTTCAGCGAGTGCGGTTTGATCGTGCGGGCTGTCGGTTTGCCAGCAGTTTAGACAGCGGATGGCAGCGATCCGCACCGCGGCGGATTGGTCTTCGTCGATGCTGGTTTGTCGCGCCAGTTGCAGGCAGGTCGTAATGGTTTCGCTGCCAGCATTTTTCTCGAATTCCGTTCGCACGTCGGCTTTGCTGCGGAGCATGGTCAACACCTTGGGCAAAGCGTTCCATTGCCACGATTGCAGCTGATCGGATTGAACGTCGCAAACTTTGCCAACCAACCGGCTGCCTGTTTCCGGACGACAGATTGCGAGCAGGACGGGAAATAGCCGCGGCGCAAGGGCTGCGCTGCGATCCATTTGCTGCAACATGCGGTTGGCGAATGCATCCACGTTGTCGGAATGTAAACTGCTCACCACGGCGGATTCAAAGAACGGCACGTTGTGTTGGTCCAGCAATAAATCTGCCAGCAGGTTGCCGGTCGCGTCACGGGGCCACTCTCCCAACGAACAGGCGACTTGCAGCCGCACACTGGCATCGGGGTCGTCCACCAGCGTCGCCAGGCGTTCGAACAACGGATCGGATTGGTCGGCGGCGGTCGTCGCGAACTGTTCGGCGACGCGTACCGCTTGCCGTCGCACCGCGGCGGATTCGTTCCCCAGTGCGAGCTTTGCGTCTTGCGTTTGCAGGTGACCGAGGTTTTGCAGCGTACACAATGCGGCGAGTCTTGCCGTGGGCACAGCGGATTGGCGAAGCAGTGTTCGCAGCGCCGCAGCGGCTTCCGTGGACGGCTTCCATTGCAGCAACTGCATCGACATGTCGCGCTGCCATCCGTTGGGCGATTCCAATAGGGAAACGAGTTCCGCCGGAGTCTTTTGGTCCAGTCGCGGCCAAGGGCGAGTGGGCGTATCGGTTCGGCTGACTCGGTAGATACGTCCGTGATCGCTGCCGGCACGAACATCCAACCGCTGCAAGGTCTCTTTGGGGATCCAACGCGGATGTTCGATAACGTGCCGGTACATATCGACGATCCACAAGCTGCCATCGGGAGCGGTGCGGGCTTGCACCGGGCGAAACCAAGGGTCGGTCGAAGACAGGAATGCGTGCTTCGTTTCGGCAGCCGGTACCCTGCCCTGCATGGTCGCTTGATGAGCCGTCAGCTGCAGATGGTGCACCAGCAAGTTGACCGGTTCGCAGGTAAAGATGTCGGACGCGTAGTCCTGTCCCAGGTAACCATCACGATAGACGCCGATCCCACAGGCAGCCGTGGCCAGCCCGCTGCGGCCCGACAGTTTGAATAGCTGTAAATCATCGCTGGCTGGAATCAGTTTGGCATCTTGAGCCGTCGCTGGCGTGTTGACGCTCAGCGGTCCCGGCAGCGCGGACGGATTACGACGGAGGTAGTGCTGTTGCAGCGGGTATTGAAAGGCCAGCGAACCGTTTGTGCAACCAAACCAGTTGCCCACGCAATCACGCACGCGTCCCTGTTGGGTGCGTCCGACCGCTCGCTCAATTTCACCCGTATCTGGGCGAATGCGAAAATCATGGTTGCCAAGTTCTAGCGTAGTGCCGTTGAGGGCCGACGTGATGGAACCGCCGAACAGGCCACACGAACCATATACCCAACCATCTAATCCATACTCC from Roseimaritima ulvae includes these protein-coding regions:
- a CDS encoding neutral/alkaline non-lysosomal ceramidase N-terminal domain-containing protein; protein product: MLNCFKIITLFVAVSWMSYGPQAAAQESSLQVGLARADITPDYPILLNGFLSRQQASTGVRQKIWAKAMAIKADQNSPLVLITVDTLGIPAAIRAEVCRRLEPLGIDADRVAITATHTHTAPIINGCAPNILARDFTAEEQQRIDQYTADFTNSLFEVAKAALANRRPASMQWATGQIKFATNRRSPDGPVDHDLPVLAIRDAAGKLIGVYCSYACHCVTLSERRIGGDWAGYAQSQIEQANPGCIAMMSVGCAGDQNPDASLPRNLVDSARAQGALIAAEVSRLLQTDMTPIETPLSAKLQPIELPLDELPSKQEFTELAKLDSPTGYHARTQLAKLQRGESLRQSIDYPVQVWAFGESLCMVFLGGEVTVEYGLQLKAVSDGPDMWVNAYANACPCYIPSERVLRQGGYEGAGAMIYYDQPTKLRSGLETQILSTVESLCHTLTDLATSPAASADANLTQAKTPQASMQLLELAADDLAVGLVASEPLIASPVAVDFSPDGKVYVAEMFDYPEGIEGDYQPGGRVRVLRSSRGDGTFDQSEIFLDGIPFPTGVTAWRSGVLVCAAPDILYAEDRDQDGRADIVRKLYSGFGTDNYQARVNSLEYGLDGWVYGSCGLFGGSITSALNGTTLELGNHDFRIRPDTGEIERAVGRTQQGRVRDCVGNWFGCTNGSLAFQYPLQQHYLRRNPSALPGPLSVNTPATAQDAKLIPASDDLQLFKLSGRSGLATAACGIGVYRDGYLGQDYASDIFTCEPVNLLVHHLQLTAHQATMQGRVPAAETKHAFLSSTDPWFRPVQARTAPDGSLWIVDMYRHVIEHPRWIPKETLQRLDVRAGSDHGRIYRVSRTDTPTRPWPRLDQKTPAELVSLLESPNGWQRDMSMQLLQWKPSTEAAAALRTLLRQSAVPTARLAALCTLQNLGHLQTQDAKLALGNESAAVRRQAVRVAEQFATTAADQSDPLFERLATLVDDPDASVRLQVACSLGEWPRDATGNLLADLLLDQHNVPFFESAVVSSLHSDNVDAFANRMLQQMDRSAALAPRLFPVLLAICRPETGSRLVGKVCDVQSDQLQSWQWNALPKVLTMLRSKADVRTEFEKNAGSETITTCLQLARQTSIDEDQSAAVRIAAIRCLNCWQTDSPHDQTALAEVLNARNASDVQLAAVEVLAKSGSQDTAKLLVDRWPQASPPVKAAMLTALTSRKSSVSVLLDAIDQAQIRATEIDPATRQRMLNASDATMQAQVERLLAGTATSDRAAVLAAYADVPTLPADASRGEKLFTKNCVTCHRLNGAGHQVGPDLDPLAVKPVDFFTQEILDPSRNLDSRYSTYTALTDSGRIITGLLAAETDTAITLRLQDAKQETLQRSELEEFRSNPTSLMPTGFEKDLDNQQLADLIEFIRSHAPK